One Roseimaritima multifibrata DNA window includes the following coding sequences:
- a CDS encoding AAA family ATPase: MSPCSLHIVTGGAGVGKSTFAKSLAVKHSAALLDSDTVTEPVVRAGLIGAGMSPEDRDSPDYKRLFRDAVYECLFQTAADNLSHVSVVIVGPFTRELTDPEWPQKLQTRFGIEPVIWYLTCDNEVRRQRIENRGNPRDQAKLIDWDQHVREAPVTKPAFQVNRIDTGS; the protein is encoded by the coding sequence ATGAGCCCTTGCAGTCTTCATATTGTCACAGGTGGTGCCGGCGTCGGCAAAAGCACGTTTGCAAAAAGTTTAGCCGTTAAACACTCGGCGGCTCTACTAGACAGCGATACCGTGACCGAGCCGGTCGTTCGAGCCGGATTGATTGGAGCAGGCATGTCACCGGAGGACCGCGACAGTCCAGACTACAAGCGTCTCTTTCGCGACGCTGTCTATGAGTGTCTATTTCAGACCGCCGCCGACAATTTGTCTCATGTGAGCGTCGTGATCGTCGGTCCGTTTACACGTGAATTGACCGATCCTGAGTGGCCGCAGAAACTACAAACACGGTTTGGTATCGAACCGGTGATTTGGTACCTGACCTGCGATAACGAAGTGCGGCGTCAGCGCATCGAGAATCGTGGCAATCCGCGAGACCAAGCGAAATTGATCGACTGGGATCAGCATGTCAGGGAGGCCCCGGTAACGAAGCCTGCGTTCCAAGTCAATCGGATCGACACCGGTTCCTGA
- a CDS encoding DUF1552 domain-containing protein, translating to MLNRRRLLRGMAAGTGAALGASMLPDRLLASPTASGPAKRVIFFMQNQGFDPQTCIPAGMTTSGSLAKATLPEPISALEPFKDRLHIINGLHGLHTSPSHSAFFGALGGYRGSDGVPPSASTIDYELSKALPQTLLPHLCIGMDSIENMKGKPTIATLSASGAGQPIFMHSNPNHLYQMLYGGISTGAIRQQHEARSGVMNQIERLAAAKGQSLPLSDQQRYGQFVQGFKDVNGLRDRLDTVADHLQKFAPKVDERYTKPEFETDWHDVLLDLGISALTSGITNTLTIGSGRGEIFGAWKGLGIDQQGHNLGHMDQPDNPIWIKIRQYNSRMLVRIMETLESVPEGSGTMMDNTVIVYTSNNADKQHTNGGNWPVMLLGNLDGAFKSGCFTQLDGKRPINALYTSLLRAAGQNVDRFNMDDKMAKKFDVANGPLKEVLS from the coding sequence ATGCTCAATCGTCGAAGACTATTGCGAGGAATGGCTGCAGGGACCGGAGCCGCTCTTGGTGCATCGATGCTCCCCGATCGTCTATTGGCTTCGCCCACAGCTAGTGGGCCAGCAAAACGTGTTATCTTTTTTATGCAGAACCAGGGATTTGATCCCCAAACCTGTATCCCTGCTGGAATGACTACCAGCGGCTCGCTGGCGAAAGCGACGCTTCCCGAGCCCATCAGTGCACTGGAACCTTTCAAAGACCGCTTGCACATCATTAACGGTCTACACGGCCTCCATACCAGCCCTTCCCACAGCGCCTTCTTCGGAGCACTTGGTGGTTATCGCGGGAGCGACGGAGTGCCCCCCAGTGCATCGACGATCGATTACGAACTTAGCAAGGCTCTGCCGCAAACGCTTTTGCCCCATCTGTGCATCGGCATGGACTCCATCGAGAACATGAAGGGCAAACCGACAATTGCGACGCTGTCGGCCAGCGGCGCCGGGCAGCCGATCTTCATGCACTCGAACCCGAACCACCTTTACCAGATGTTGTACGGCGGTATTTCGACCGGAGCCATTCGGCAACAGCACGAAGCTCGCTCGGGGGTCATGAATCAAATCGAAAGATTGGCCGCGGCGAAAGGACAATCGCTTCCTCTGTCCGACCAACAGCGTTACGGCCAATTTGTCCAAGGTTTTAAAGATGTGAATGGGCTCCGTGATCGCCTGGACACGGTTGCAGACCATTTGCAAAAATTTGCACCCAAAGTCGATGAACGCTACACCAAACCGGAATTTGAAACCGACTGGCATGATGTCTTGCTGGATCTTGGTATCTCCGCACTCACTTCCGGCATCACCAACACCCTGACCATCGGATCGGGTCGAGGCGAAATCTTCGGTGCCTGGAAGGGTTTGGGCATCGATCAACAGGGACATAACCTGGGGCATATGGATCAACCGGACAATCCGATCTGGATCAAGATTCGTCAGTACAACAGCCGCATGCTGGTTCGGATTATGGAAACGCTGGAAAGCGTCCCGGAAGGTAGCGGGACGATGATGGACAATACTGTAATCGTCTACACCAGCAACAACGCCGACAAACAGCACACCAACGGCGGGAACTGGCCGGTCATGCTGCTTGGCAACTTAGACGGCGCTTTCAAATCGGGTTGCTTCACACAACTGGACGGCAAGCGACCGATCAACGCGCTCTACACGTCGCTCCTTCGCGCCGCTGGCCAGAACGTCGATCGCTTCAACATGGACGACAAAATGGCGAAAAAATTCGACGTCGCGAACGGTCCGCTCAAAGAAGTTTTGTCATAA
- a CDS encoding DUF1588 domain-containing protein, whose amino-acid sequence MTQLRSKFLTSPRIFALLVLLAGLPSVAIGQTYTPGQPGIKDFDSFAASFLAAHCTDCHGQTDPEGNLSLEDLGPIDEINAGIWRSVWAQVSLREMPPADMTQPEVIERLEFTDGVVRELTRVMKDRGGFHDHLDPNKGNFLDHGLLFGTLPDGIRLKPTSSPARLWRVTPQEHITRLNELINTEPTFNPEKPGLRTHGDVVPTNHGGELKLYFGTDRIIKWQGGTVAYATAVKSVPAVLSSARNHGLENYPNFYTVNSAEATQIMGIAADIIRYMAYGPLSIAQPYQITDDPKSIADKMAGDIRGLPTSIVYGTKIVRPLTPVYDLMNEEGVTEQRLRAAVDDLFEALTFRPPTAAESDAYVQIVNQSIEKLGKEEGAVLGLSSIFLDRDALFRPELAETGKPDQYGRVMLQDWELGLAVNHALRYIKPDEPLRAAIVDGRMRTKADVQREVERMLDDDSIRKPRILRFFRDYFDYDLGGYICKDSKALADTGASNRGQAHYNAMFDATASTDRLIELVLQEDKDVLKQLLTTNKVVATNADNVYFGTKRSRKEIAASVAAERKAKAAAAKQAAAELEAWKKANPGKEPPEAKNKKKAIPANHKVIKAKLKGPKIYARVSRRSFGNGSMKPDRILATVPEGERLGILTHPSWLVSHSDAMDNHAIRRGRWIHERLLGGGIPDVPITVDAMLPDEPKSTLRERMRVTRQDYCWTCHKKMDPLGMPFEMFNHAGLYRETELNKPVDTSGEIIESGDPQLDGEVANAIEMIQRIAESERAEQVFVRHAFRFWIGRNETLNDAPTLQQAHQAYKTSGGSMKALLVSLLTSDAFLYRTRNEQPES is encoded by the coding sequence ATGACACAACTCCGCAGCAAGTTCCTGACATCGCCTCGAATCTTTGCCCTGCTGGTCCTACTAGCCGGGTTGCCGTCCGTCGCAATCGGGCAAACCTATACGCCGGGCCAACCGGGCATCAAAGATTTTGATTCTTTTGCCGCATCGTTTCTCGCGGCCCACTGCACCGATTGCCATGGGCAAACCGACCCCGAAGGCAATCTTTCTCTGGAAGATCTCGGTCCCATCGACGAAATCAACGCAGGGATTTGGAGAAGCGTCTGGGCCCAAGTCTCGTTAAGAGAGATGCCGCCCGCTGATATGACGCAGCCCGAGGTGATCGAGCGTCTGGAATTTACCGACGGCGTCGTCCGTGAGCTGACTCGGGTGATGAAGGACCGAGGCGGGTTTCACGATCATCTTGATCCCAACAAAGGGAACTTCCTTGATCACGGACTGCTATTCGGAACGTTGCCCGACGGCATCCGCCTGAAACCGACCTCTTCGCCGGCTCGGCTCTGGCGAGTCACCCCACAGGAACACATCACGCGTCTGAATGAATTGATCAACACCGAACCGACCTTCAATCCTGAAAAACCGGGCCTTCGCACCCATGGCGATGTCGTTCCCACCAACCATGGCGGCGAACTGAAGCTTTACTTCGGGACGGACCGGATCATTAAGTGGCAAGGAGGAACCGTCGCCTACGCAACGGCGGTCAAAAGCGTCCCCGCCGTCCTCTCGTCGGCTCGAAATCACGGCCTCGAGAACTATCCGAACTTCTACACCGTCAACAGCGCCGAAGCGACTCAGATAATGGGGATCGCGGCAGACATCATTCGCTACATGGCTTATGGTCCGCTTAGCATCGCCCAGCCCTATCAAATCACGGACGACCCGAAATCGATCGCCGACAAAATGGCGGGCGACATTCGCGGTCTGCCCACAAGCATCGTTTATGGGACCAAAATTGTCCGCCCGCTGACGCCTGTTTACGACCTCATGAACGAAGAGGGTGTAACCGAGCAGCGATTGCGTGCCGCCGTGGATGACCTTTTCGAAGCGTTAACCTTCCGGCCGCCAACCGCAGCAGAGTCCGACGCCTACGTACAGATTGTCAACCAATCAATCGAGAAACTGGGAAAAGAGGAAGGCGCCGTTCTTGGGCTCTCCTCTATTTTCCTCGATCGCGACGCTCTCTTTCGACCAGAACTAGCGGAGACCGGCAAACCGGATCAATACGGTCGCGTCATGCTGCAGGACTGGGAGTTAGGCCTAGCAGTCAATCACGCGCTGCGATACATCAAGCCCGACGAACCACTCCGCGCCGCGATTGTGGACGGTCGAATGCGGACCAAAGCCGATGTTCAACGTGAAGTCGAGCGTATGCTGGATGACGACAGCATACGAAAACCCCGTATCCTCCGCTTCTTCCGCGATTACTTCGATTACGACCTTGGCGGGTACATCTGCAAAGATTCGAAAGCACTGGCGGATACAGGAGCAAGCAATCGCGGACAAGCTCATTACAACGCCATGTTCGATGCAACGGCCAGCACCGATCGCCTGATCGAATTGGTCCTCCAAGAGGATAAAGATGTGCTCAAACAGTTGCTGACAACGAACAAAGTCGTGGCGACCAACGCCGACAACGTCTACTTCGGCACCAAACGGTCCCGGAAAGAAATCGCCGCGTCCGTTGCGGCCGAGAGAAAAGCAAAGGCCGCAGCCGCTAAGCAAGCGGCCGCCGAACTGGAAGCCTGGAAAAAAGCCAACCCAGGGAAAGAACCGCCTGAAGCAAAAAACAAGAAGAAGGCAATACCGGCCAATCACAAAGTCATCAAAGCCAAACTCAAGGGCCCCAAAATCTATGCCCGAGTCAGTCGACGAAGCTTCGGCAATGGGTCGATGAAACCTGATCGGATTTTGGCGACAGTTCCCGAAGGCGAACGCCTGGGAATCCTTACCCATCCCAGTTGGCTGGTGTCGCACTCCGATGCGATGGACAACCACGCAATCCGCCGTGGCCGCTGGATACACGAAAGACTGCTCGGAGGCGGCATCCCGGACGTACCGATCACGGTGGATGCAATGCTGCCTGACGAACCGAAAAGCACGTTGCGCGAACGTATGCGAGTCACCCGTCAGGACTACTGCTGGACCTGCCACAAAAAAATGGATCCACTGGGAATGCCGTTCGAGATGTTCAACCACGCAGGTTTGTACCGCGAAACGGAACTGAATAAGCCAGTCGACACGTCCGGCGAGATTATCGAATCGGGCGATCCTCAGCTTGATGGCGAAGTAGCCAACGCCATCGAAATGATTCAGAGGATCGCGGAAAGCGAACGAGCTGAACAGGTCTTCGTCCGCCACGCTTTCCGTTTCTGGATCGGCCGCAATGAAACCCTCAATGACGCCCCCACGCTCCAACAAGCTCACCAAGCCTACAAAACCAGCGGCGGAAGCATGAAAGCCCTGCTGGTATCGCTGCTAACATCCGACGCATTTCTCTACCGCACAAGAAATGAACAACCGGAAAGCTAA
- a CDS encoding PD-(D/E)XK nuclease family protein — MITTTENHSTLTDFARHVRFSNPFEQNRISDAGGQPPAYNVDAIHAEEYEELLYLVRRVRGAAASGAILWGEPGVGKSHLIARLGSAVQQEACVTFLHNVQVRAERLPRYVLKTILCQLARDSNGSLHDGKLNQLLAATVKNAAEKCATPPSLSTIYQSYRTVYIAPTIEAGNTDQEIAYEMLFAYFVAVYQGRRRKIDSPIAAEYALRWLTGDPLDADQIRAIGMPEKIAAKVEQLIPDDQGVEAVLSAIANLAKQADKTFLMLFDQVDNLNESQVSAWARFAHALIDHVPNLLVVTSGVRGRLLEMQDSSVVNAASWDRISQYKIDIGRISPEQARELLQTRLDTFLQSFQSDPTISQLRASDPLFPLGSKWFDDRVGTALELRPRDVINWAQARFRTLGKELQNTTPEEWLADRATEQNERLTSIDVVETDTGAATGNAAQHTVNRQELIDTTIEDKLIEQCRRRELNPETLPADAENLLGLTEQLLSQCIGEDHDYSLQAFERSVDAKKTPKPVFDLLVSEQTPAGEHRTTGVKFISTCSKVSAYASLRRIAENPLPPEHSLIVTESRAPLQLGPKGQELLDNLLAQGEDVFAIRELSFKSVVELDALQALIGLARSGDIEISLPDGQSEPIDAGQVAAAHHRAGRYLQHDLLRELLTEESAVAAEPELEQDSSISDEIEKFVIAQLSPDEAVSTAELTAKFQGESSAENRPEGLLEQQVERTVSVMHKAGKIIAQPEGSLTFVRLPKAISLPQDSSGELQIDSQPARFTVSQVRQAAACPRLLHLDAEATRTKSLRRPRVTRIWQNADNPTDFALGNVFHRAVEKFTDSATRSKKLHSVLEKSSGVKDLGKHLQQLVNAQIPVSSLTKANPVHVRNLQQAIRTYTNEIAGILNMGLTQRQSPTKIITEVFGDLRRQVDVTFHVGPSGRQVHVTGKLDFVFYDWQRQGRRIIDYKLTPGKSVQADLFQVAAYALMHHQQHGSKPDAGLLYLYPKRKIVEMSWAQIHEQRHQVYDLLSSMVEWQDFESSSQIGLHPPGNSAYCNGCRYNKECPSRLGPLDVGAQRTFWSDAKKSGETGEPLVQRSDATCKAPSPLTTPVTTPAVPQTNGPASETLTVKEQTCKDDVAPAPKKNASKENLVPCEPTSTKSPAESGLLLGLTPDGVDVQLPLDILPSHVAIVGAAGSGKTWMAKTVVEEAIRKGIPVLAIDPQGDLVQFIREAKSFAGTDDQSREDYLQRVDPRIYTPGSSHATRLSIDPIRFPSDSELQSIANPQRRNEERAGMLNSTISNLIKLTKTAGDKDLQSTFLLNLSKLLLAAQTTPKSTLHLRDLAAGVMAPDAVGMDNADDYLPKAQREKLGRKLRTLFDGPQARLFGGGQPLDIDAFCKSDVAGKTPLNVIYLNALANEDEKQFFVASLATELYRWMVTSKSSGGKAKLLVYIDEARDFAPAGGQKPPAKDPLIRLFSQGRKFGVAGLICTQSPRSVDYNIFSNCSTKLIGRLESAQDVDRVKEWFGNDGGTPPWLNQRKSADRGTFIARWPGIPSALNGKAFKGRPLYSLHEGAWSPSQVEEAMQENQN; from the coding sequence ATGATCACCACAACCGAAAATCATTCTACGCTTACCGATTTTGCCCGGCACGTTCGTTTTTCAAACCCCTTTGAACAAAATCGTATTAGCGATGCAGGCGGGCAACCGCCCGCATACAACGTGGACGCGATCCATGCCGAGGAGTACGAAGAACTTTTGTACCTGGTGCGCCGCGTTCGCGGTGCCGCTGCCAGCGGAGCAATCCTGTGGGGAGAACCGGGCGTCGGCAAGAGTCACCTGATCGCACGCCTTGGAAGCGCCGTTCAGCAAGAAGCGTGCGTGACCTTTCTGCACAACGTTCAGGTCCGAGCCGAGCGTCTTCCGCGCTACGTACTAAAAACGATCCTCTGTCAACTGGCTCGTGATTCTAATGGCAGTCTACATGACGGCAAACTAAACCAATTGCTGGCCGCCACAGTAAAAAACGCTGCGGAAAAATGTGCGACACCTCCTTCGCTTTCGACGATCTACCAATCCTATCGAACCGTCTATATCGCACCAACCATCGAAGCGGGGAACACCGATCAAGAGATTGCTTACGAAATGCTGTTCGCATACTTCGTGGCTGTCTATCAGGGGAGACGCAGAAAGATCGATAGTCCGATCGCCGCGGAATACGCCCTGCGATGGCTAACAGGGGATCCCCTCGACGCAGATCAAATCCGCGCGATTGGCATGCCGGAAAAAATTGCGGCGAAGGTCGAACAATTGATTCCGGATGACCAAGGCGTCGAAGCCGTCCTATCCGCTATCGCAAACCTTGCGAAACAGGCCGACAAAACCTTCCTGATGCTATTCGACCAGGTCGACAACCTGAATGAGTCTCAGGTTTCTGCCTGGGCACGTTTTGCCCATGCATTAATCGATCATGTCCCAAACCTGTTGGTCGTTACCTCAGGCGTGAGGGGACGTCTATTGGAGATGCAGGATTCTTCGGTTGTCAACGCAGCCAGTTGGGATCGCATCTCGCAGTACAAAATCGATATCGGTCGAATCTCTCCTGAGCAAGCTCGTGAATTGCTGCAGACTCGACTCGATACATTCCTCCAATCTTTTCAGTCCGACCCGACGATCAGTCAGCTTCGCGCATCCGATCCACTTTTCCCACTCGGCAGCAAGTGGTTTGACGATCGTGTCGGAACGGCATTGGAACTACGGCCACGCGACGTTATCAATTGGGCACAGGCACGCTTTCGTACGTTGGGAAAAGAACTACAAAACACGACCCCCGAGGAATGGTTGGCCGATCGAGCAACGGAGCAGAATGAACGGCTAACGTCAATCGATGTTGTGGAAACGGACACCGGTGCCGCTACCGGCAACGCCGCACAGCACACCGTGAATCGACAAGAGCTGATCGATACCACGATCGAAGACAAACTGATCGAACAGTGCCGCCGGAGGGAACTGAATCCTGAAACATTGCCTGCCGATGCCGAAAACCTACTTGGATTAACCGAACAGCTTTTGTCGCAGTGCATTGGAGAAGACCACGACTACAGCCTGCAGGCGTTCGAACGTTCTGTCGACGCAAAGAAAACGCCAAAGCCTGTCTTCGATCTATTGGTTTCAGAGCAGACACCCGCTGGAGAGCATCGCACAACCGGCGTTAAGTTCATCAGTACTTGCAGCAAAGTATCCGCCTACGCGTCTCTTCGCCGAATTGCCGAGAACCCGCTTCCACCCGAACACAGTCTAATTGTCACCGAATCGCGGGCGCCGCTGCAATTGGGCCCGAAAGGACAGGAACTCCTTGACAATCTTCTCGCTCAAGGCGAAGACGTTTTTGCGATTCGAGAACTCAGCTTTAAGAGCGTTGTCGAACTAGATGCCCTTCAGGCGCTTATTGGACTCGCACGCTCAGGCGACATTGAAATTTCCCTGCCGGATGGCCAATCCGAACCGATCGATGCCGGCCAGGTCGCCGCAGCACATCATCGCGCAGGTCGCTATTTGCAGCACGACCTACTGCGAGAACTGTTAACCGAAGAGTCGGCCGTTGCTGCCGAACCTGAACTGGAACAAGATTCTTCGATATCGGACGAAATCGAAAAATTTGTCATTGCACAACTTTCGCCAGACGAAGCGGTTTCCACTGCGGAGCTAACCGCGAAATTTCAAGGGGAATCATCAGCCGAAAACCGCCCAGAAGGGTTGCTGGAGCAACAGGTCGAACGAACGGTTTCGGTTATGCATAAGGCAGGCAAGATTATCGCCCAGCCTGAAGGTTCGCTGACGTTTGTCCGCTTGCCCAAAGCGATTAGTCTGCCCCAAGATTCTTCGGGCGAATTGCAAATCGATTCACAGCCTGCACGCTTTACGGTTTCACAGGTTCGCCAAGCTGCAGCTTGCCCGCGTCTGTTGCACCTTGATGCTGAAGCAACGCGCACGAAAAGCCTACGCCGCCCTCGTGTCACTCGCATTTGGCAAAACGCTGACAATCCAACCGATTTTGCACTCGGCAACGTATTCCATCGAGCGGTAGAGAAATTTACCGATTCGGCGACCCGTTCCAAAAAGCTGCACTCGGTTTTGGAAAAGTCCTCCGGCGTCAAAGACTTGGGGAAACACCTGCAACAATTGGTCAACGCCCAAATCCCAGTCTCTAGCCTGACCAAGGCGAATCCTGTTCACGTTCGAAATCTTCAACAAGCGATCCGTACCTACACGAACGAGATAGCCGGAATTTTGAACATGGGACTTACCCAGCGTCAGTCGCCAACGAAAATCATCACGGAGGTTTTTGGTGACTTACGCAGGCAGGTAGACGTGACCTTCCACGTCGGCCCCAGCGGACGCCAGGTCCACGTTACGGGCAAACTGGATTTCGTATTCTACGATTGGCAACGGCAGGGCCGCCGCATCATCGACTATAAATTGACTCCAGGAAAAAGTGTGCAAGCCGACCTGTTTCAGGTGGCTGCATACGCATTAATGCATCATCAGCAACATGGCTCTAAACCCGATGCCGGTCTGCTGTACCTTTATCCCAAGCGAAAAATCGTGGAAATGTCGTGGGCGCAGATCCACGAACAACGCCACCAAGTCTACGATCTTCTCTCTTCGATGGTGGAGTGGCAAGACTTCGAAAGTTCAAGCCAGATTGGCTTGCACCCACCCGGGAATTCAGCCTACTGCAACGGGTGCCGTTACAACAAAGAATGTCCATCACGGCTTGGACCTCTTGACGTTGGTGCTCAACGAACGTTTTGGTCGGATGCCAAAAAGAGCGGAGAAACCGGCGAACCACTCGTCCAACGGTCCGACGCAACGTGCAAAGCCCCATCGCCTTTGACAACACCCGTGACGACACCCGCGGTCCCTCAAACGAATGGCCCAGCGTCCGAAACGTTGACGGTAAAGGAACAGACGTGCAAAGACGACGTCGCTCCAGCACCTAAGAAGAACGCTTCGAAGGAAAACCTCGTCCCCTGCGAACCAACTTCAACCAAATCACCAGCGGAGAGTGGTTTGCTTTTGGGGCTGACGCCAGACGGGGTCGACGTCCAGTTACCACTGGATATTCTCCCGTCGCACGTTGCGATCGTCGGTGCTGCTGGCAGCGGAAAGACGTGGATGGCAAAAACGGTTGTGGAAGAAGCCATCCGCAAAGGAATTCCTGTGCTGGCGATCGACCCCCAAGGCGATTTGGTGCAGTTTATTCGCGAAGCAAAATCGTTCGCGGGGACGGATGATCAATCACGCGAAGACTACCTGCAACGAGTGGATCCCCGGATCTATACACCTGGGTCCTCACATGCAACGCGACTGAGTATCGATCCGATTCGCTTTCCGTCGGATTCCGAATTGCAAAGCATTGCAAATCCTCAGCGTCGTAACGAAGAGCGTGCTGGGATGTTGAATTCCACGATTTCTAATCTGATAAAACTTACGAAGACGGCAGGTGACAAAGATCTGCAATCAACCTTTCTATTGAATTTGTCGAAACTGCTTCTAGCCGCACAGACGACACCAAAGTCGACACTGCATTTGCGAGATTTAGCCGCCGGCGTCATGGCTCCGGATGCCGTCGGAATGGACAATGCCGATGACTATCTGCCAAAAGCACAACGTGAAAAACTTGGTCGCAAGCTGCGGACCCTTTTCGATGGACCGCAGGCCCGACTGTTTGGGGGTGGACAGCCTCTTGATATCGACGCGTTTTGTAAATCGGACGTCGCAGGCAAAACGCCTCTCAATGTCATCTATTTGAATGCGTTGGCGAATGAAGACGAGAAGCAGTTTTTCGTCGCGTCTCTTGCGACGGAATTGTATCGCTGGATGGTGACGTCCAAATCCAGTGGCGGGAAGGCAAAACTGCTCGTCTATATCGACGAAGCCAGAGATTTTGCTCCTGCGGGCGGACAGAAACCACCTGCCAAAGATCCCTTGATCCGACTGTTTTCTCAAGGGCGGAAATTTGGAGTCGCAGGATTGATCTGTACCCAAAGCCCACGCTCGGTTGATTACAACATTTTCAGCAATTGCAGCACAAAATTGATCGGACGTTTGGAGAGTGCACAGGATGTGGACCGAGTCAAAGAGTGGTTCGGCAATGATGGTGGGACTCCCCCATGGCTGAATCAGCGAAAATCCGCTGATCGTGGGACTTTCATCGCCCGTTGGCCCGGAATTCCCAGTGCACTAAACGGTAAAGCTTTTAAGGGACGTCCACTCTATTCATTGCACGAGGGTGCTTGGTCACCATCCCAAGTCGAAGAAGCGATGCAAGAGAATCAAAACTAA
- a CDS encoding phosphate ABC transporter ATP-binding protein: MNSEAPKTPSNNDTPIPQKEDGFTVGPLDQGPPCCIPQPLIEIEDLAIHYGNARVLSEVSLTIHRGCITALIGPSGCGKTSFLTSLNRMTDMVPGCHVEGKISIGSVDVRQTKDVLGLRRRVGMIFQKPNPFPFSIRKNIEMPLKEHGIRNRTERTKIIQEVLEDVGLWAEVKDRLDSSALALSGGQQQRLCIARALALRPEILLLDEPCSALDPLASNVVEELLLRFRGRYTVVIVTHNLQQARRVADYAAFFWATNGTGTLIEHGSGTHIFDTPQQPLTSAYVNGKAG; the protein is encoded by the coding sequence ATGAATTCAGAAGCCCCCAAGACGCCGTCCAACAACGACACCCCGATTCCTCAAAAAGAGGATGGATTCACCGTTGGTCCGCTCGATCAAGGACCGCCATGTTGTATCCCACAGCCGTTGATCGAAATCGAGGACCTTGCGATTCACTACGGGAACGCTCGCGTCCTCAGCGAGGTCTCGTTGACCATCCATCGTGGGTGCATTACAGCATTGATCGGGCCGTCGGGATGCGGAAAGACCAGTTTCCTAACCAGTCTGAATCGGATGACAGACATGGTTCCCGGTTGCCACGTGGAGGGAAAGATCTCGATTGGATCGGTCGATGTCCGCCAGACCAAAGACGTGTTAGGTCTGAGGCGTCGCGTTGGAATGATTTTTCAAAAGCCCAATCCGTTTCCGTTTTCGATCCGTAAGAACATTGAAATGCCGTTAAAAGAACACGGGATACGGAATCGGACCGAGCGCACAAAAATCATCCAGGAGGTTCTCGAAGATGTCGGCCTGTGGGCTGAGGTAAAAGATCGACTTGATTCCTCTGCGCTAGCTTTGTCCGGAGGCCAGCAGCAACGGCTTTGTATTGCACGAGCACTCGCGCTCCGCCCAGAAATTCTGTTGTTGGATGAACCGTGTAGTGCCCTTGATCCTTTGGCAAGCAATGTTGTCGAAGAATTGCTGCTCCGTTTCCGCGGGCGGTACACCGTTGTCATCGTGACCCACAATCTGCAACAAGCGAGAAGAGTCGCCGACTACGCTGCCTTCTTCTGGGCGACCAACGGCACGGGCACATTAATCGAACACGGCAGCGGCACGCATATTTTCGACACGCCACAGCAGCCTTTGACTTCCGCCTACGTTAACGGTAAAGCGGGTTAG